The Cellulophaga lytica DSM 7489 nucleotide sequence GCAAATGCAAGTAGGTGGATAAACATTCCGTTTGTTGGTTTTTCTTTCCAGACATCAACTTTAGCGGCTGTTGTTTTAATGATTTATGTTGCTAGATATTTAGCAAAAATTAAAAATAAAGTGGTTACTTTTAAAGAGAGTATTCTTCCATTATGGCTGCCTGTTTTTTTAGTAGTTGTATTAATTTTACCAGCCAATTTTTCAACTGCTGCAATTATATTTTTTATGGTACTTACGCTAACTTTTTTAGGTGGCTACCCTTTTAAATATTTGTTAGGTATTGTTGGTACAGGTATTGCTTGTTTGGCATTATTTATTCTTATAGCTAAAGCTGTACCAGATTTGTTTGATAATAGAATTGATACTTGGGAAAATAGAATAGCTAACTTTTTTAATGGTGAAGATACTAGTGAAGATTACCAAATAGAACGTGCTAAAATTGCAATTGCATCTGGCGGTGTTTTAGGTAAAGGTTCTGGTAAAAGTGTGCAAAAAAACTTTTTACCACAGAGTTCTTCAGATTTTATTTATGCAATTATTGTAGAGGAATACGGATTAGTTGGTGGTTTGGTAGTAATGTTTTTTTATTTATTACTGCTGTTTAGAATTGTGGTGGTGGCAAATGCAAATCCTAGTGTGTTTGGTAAATTGTTAGTAGTAGGCGTAGGCTTACCTATAGTTTTTCAGGCGTTTATAAATATGGCTGTAGCGGTAGAATTATTTCCTGTTACGGGACAAACATTACCATTAATAAGTAGTGGTGGTACGTCTATCTGGATGACGTGTTTGGCAATTGGTATTGTACTTAGTGCAAGTAATAAAAATCCAGTTAAAGAGAAAAAAGTAGTAGATGAGTCTAACCCTTTAGATGTGTTAAGTGAACAATTATAAATTTATATTATCTGGAGGAGGCACTGGCGGACATATATATCCGGCTATAGCAATAGCAAATGAGCTAAAGGAAATGTATCCTGATGCAGAATTTTTGTTTGTGGGTGCTAAAGACCGTATGGAGATGGAAAAAGTGCCACAGGCTGGTTATAAAATAGAAGGGCTTTGGATTTCTGGTTTACAGCGCAAGTTAACGTTTAAAAATATGTTATTTCCGTTAAAGGTTATTAGCAGTTTGTACAGATCTAAACAAATTATAAAAAAATTTAAACCTAATGCTGTAATAGGCACAGGAGGATTTGCAAGCGGGCCATTATTGCGTATGGCAGCGGGTAAAAATATTCCGTGTGTGTTACAAGAGCAAAATTCCTATGCAGGTATAACCAATAAATTATTAGCCGGTAAAGTGCAAAAAATTTGTGTTGCTTATGATGGTATGGATCGCTTTTTTGAGGCCAATAAAATTGTAAAAACAGGTAATCCTGTTCGTAAAGATTTGGTAGAGATGAAAGCTACTAAGCAACAGGCATTAGAGTTTTTTGGGTTAAAGAGTAATAAATCAGTATTGCTTGTTTTAGGTGGAAGTTTAGGAGCTAAAAGAGTAAATACACTTATAAAAGAGCAATTACCATTGTTTGCATCTTTAGGTGTACAAGTAATTTGGCAATGTGGTAAGTTGTATTATCAAGACTATAAAAACTGCCAAAATGAAAATGTTTTGGTGTTCGATTTTTTAAATAAAATGGATTTTGCATACGCAGCGGCAGATCTAATTATTTCTAGATCAGGTGCTGGTTCTGTATCAGAATTAAGTATTGTGGGTAAGCCGGTTATTTTTATACCGTCTCCTAATGTTGCAGAAGACCATCAAACAAAAAATGCTTTGGCTTATGCAGATAAAAATGCAGCTATTTTAATTAAAGAAAAAGAACTAGACGTTAAATTTAAAACTGTTTTTACAGATTTATTTCAGAATAAAGAAAGGCAAGTAGAGTTGGGTGAAAATATAAAAAAGCAGGCACTCCCTAATGCCACAAAAAATATTGCTTTAGAAGTGCAAAAGTTATTAAATAAATGAATTTAAAAAATATACATAGCGTCTACTTTTTGGGTATAGGTGGCATTGGAATGTCTGCCTTGGCTCGCTATTTTAAATTTATTGGTAAAGAAGTTGCTGGTTATGATAAAACAGAAACTACTTTAACTAAAGAGCTTGCTGCATCTGGTATAGAAATTCATTATGAAGATAATGTAAGTCTTATACCAGAATATTATAAAAATATAAATAATACGCTGGTTGTGTATACGCCTGCATTGCCTAAAAATAACCTAGAGTTAAATTATTATTTGACTAATGGTTTTGGAGTTAAAAAACGCTCTGAAGTTTTAGGAATTATAACCAATAATACATTCTGTTTTGGTGTTGCCGGTACACACGGTAAAACTACTACGTCTAGTATTTTGGCACATTTGCTGCACGAAACAGGTACTCCAATCACAGCGTTTTTAGGTGGTATATCTGAAGATTTTAATAGTAATTTTTTATTAGAAGGAACGGACTATTCTGTTGTGGAAGCAGATGAGTTTGATAGATCATTTTTACAGCTATCTCCAAATGTAGCTTGTATTACGTCTATGGATGCAGATCACCTAGATATTTACGGTACAGGAGACGATTTAAAAGATGCTTTTGTTGCTTATGTAAATAGATTAGAGCCAAATGGTAAATTGTTTGTGCGTAACGGTTTGCCATTAAGTGGTATTACCTATGGTATAGAAGACGATTCTGATTTTTGTATTACAGATGTAGAAATAAAAAATGGTTCTTATATTTTTAGTATAAAAACACCAAATGCAGTTGTAAATGGGGTTAAGTTTAATAAGCCTGGTAGGCATAATTTACTTAACGGATTGGTTGCTTTTGCAATGGCATTAGAAGCTGGTAAATCTCCAGAAATAGTTGCTGCTGCACTAGGTACTTTTAAAGGAGTGCAACGTAGATTTTCATACCGTATAAAAGAAGAAGATTTTGTTTTTATTGATGATTATGCGCATCATCCTACAGAGATAAATGCTGTGTATGAAGCAGTTTCAGAAATGCATCCAAATAAAAAAACTGTAGCAGTATTTCAGCCGCATTTATACTCTAGAACTAAAGATTTCATAGACGATTTTGCAGTTAGTTTATCGCAATTTCAAAGCGTTATATTGCTAGATATTTACCCAGCCAGAGAAGAGCCAGTAGAAGGTGTTACGTCGGAATGGCTGTTGGGAAAAATAAAAAATCCGAATAAAAAAATATGTTCTAAAAAAGAATTAATTAGTGAATTAAAAAAACAAAACCCAGAAGTGTTAGTAGCTATGGGAGCAGGAGATATAGGGCAGGAGATTGATAAAATAAAAAACGCTTTTACAAAATGAAAGTAAATTGGAACTACATAAAATTGATGTTTCTATTGCTCTTATTATTAGGAGTGTACGCTTTTTCGGGTGTTAGGCATCAATCTAAAAAAATAGTAAAAACTAAAGTTGAGTTTCTAGGCGAAGACAATTTGTTTATAACTCAGCAGATGGTTAATAAATTGTTAATACAAAATTTAGGAAGTCTTACAAACGTGCCAAAAGATGCGCTAGTTTTGAATAAAGTAGAAAAGGTTTTAGAAGCCAATAAAATGGTTAAAAGTGCTCAGGTTTATCTTACTGTAAATGGGGAACTTATATCTAAAATTGTACAACGTAAACCTTTAGGGCGTATTCAAGGAAATTCAAATTTTTATTTGGATGACGAGGGTAAGCGTATGCCTTTATCTAGTAACCACTCTGCAAGAGTGCCAATTATTACTGGAAAAATTACAGATAGTAGCCTTCAAAATTGCTTTGCTTTTTTGAATTTTATCAATTCTGATGATTTTTTAAAGAAAAATATTATTGGTATTCACATTGCAGATGAAAACGATTTTCAGCTTAAGCTTAGGTTAGAGGATTATGTGGTAAATATAGGTGGCGTAGAAAATTTAAAAGCTAAGTTTAATAATTACAAGGCTTTTTATAGTAAAGCAATAAAAGATAAAGCTTTAGGTAGTTATAAAGCTGTTAGTTTAGAGTACAATAATCAAGTAGTGTGTACCAAAATTTAAGTTATGGAGCCAGGTAAATATTCAGTAGGATTAGACATAGGAACAACAAAAATTGTTGCCATAATTGGTAAGGAAAACGAGTACGGTAAAATTGAAGTTTTAGGTATTGGTAAATCTAAAAGCCTTGGTGTACATAGAGGTGTGGTAAATAATATTACGCAAACTATAAAATCTATACAACAGGCTGTAGAAGAAGCAGAGGCTACCTCTGGCTTAAAAATTAGTTCTGTTGTAGTTGGTATTGCTGGGCAGCACATACGTAGCTTACAGCATAGTGACTATATTACAAGACCAGACTCTGAGCAGGTTATTAATGAAGATGATGTAGATATACTTGTAAATCAGGTTTATAAGCTAATTATGCTTCCTGGAGAAGAAATTATTCATGTGTTACCACAAGAATATAAGGTAGATGGGCAGGCAGAAATTAAAGAGCCAATTGGTATGTATGGTGGTAGGTTAGAAGCTAATTTCCATGTAGTAGTTGGGCAAGTATCATCTATTAAAAATGTTGGTAGATGTATTAAAAGTGCAGGTTTAGATTTAGGTAGCATAACGTTAGAGCCTTTGGCATCTGCAAATGCTGTACTAAGCCAAGAAGAAAAAGAAGCAGGTATTGCATTAATAGATATAGGAGGTGGTACAACAGATGTTGCTATTTTTAAAGATGGTATCATTAGGCACACTGCAGTAATTCCTTTTGGAGGTAATGTAATTACAGAAGATATAAAAGAAGGCTGTTCTATTATTGAAAAACAAGCCGAACTATTAAAAATTAAATTTGGTTCTGCTTGGCCAGGAGAAAATAAGGATAATGAAATAGTTTCTATACCAGGATTACGAGGTAGAGAGCCTAAAGAAATTACACTTAAAAATCTTTCTAAAATTATACATGCTCGTGTTGTAGAAATAATTGAGCAGGTATATATGGAGATTAAAAATTACGGACACGAAGATCAAAAAAAGAAGCTAATTGGAGGAATTGTATTAACAGGTGGTGGTAGCCAGTTAAAACATTTAAAGCAATTAGTAGAGTATATCACCGGTATGGATACCAGAATAGGGTATCCTAATGAACATTTGGCAGGAGATTCTACTCAAGATATAGCAAGTCCGCTTTATGCAACAGGCGTAGGTTTGTTAATGAATGCAATAGAGACAAATGCTAAAAATAAAGAAATAGCATTAGAGGAAGCCCAAGCAGAAAAAGAAGCAATAGTAGAAAATAATCAAACAGAAGAAGGTTTCCAAACAGAAGAACCAAATACCACATCAACCAAAAAAGAAGTGAAACCAGAACGTAAATCCATTTTTGAAAAATGGTCTGATAAGTTGAAAGACTTTTTAGATAATGCAGAGTAACGCATAAATAGAAAAATTGAAAAAAATAACTCAGTAAAATAACAGTATGAGCAAGAACACTGAATTAGAAAGTAATATCTCTTTTGATTTGCCTAAAAATCAAAGTAACGTAATAAAAGTCATTGGTGTTGGTGGCGGTGGTAGTAACGCAATAAATCACATGTTCCAAGCCGGAATAAATGGTGTAGATTTTATTGTTTGTAATACAGACTCACAAGCATTAGAAAACAGTACAGTGCCTAATAAAATAAGATTAGGTGTTACCTTAACAGAAGGTTTAGGTGCGGGTGCCAACCCAGAAGTTGGTGAGCAAGCTGCCATTGAAAGTATGGAAGACATAAAAAGTATGTTAGATTCTAATACTAAAATGGTATTTATTACTGCTGGTATGGGTGGTGGTACAGGTACAGGTGCTGCCCCAATAATAGCTAAGCAAGCAAAAGGTATGGATATCCTTACAGTGGGTATTGTTACAATGCCTTTTCAGTTCGAAGGAAAAATGAGATGCCAGCAAGCTCAGACTGGTATAGAAAAACTTCGTGCTAATGTAGACTCATTAATTGTTATTAATAATAATAAACTTAGAGAAGTATACGGTAATTTAGGCTTTAAAGCCGGTTTCTCTAAAGCAGATGAAGTATTAGCAACTGCTGCTCGTGGTATAGCAGAGGTTATAACTCATCACTATACACAAAACATAGATTTACGTGACGCTAAAACAGTATTATCAAACAGTGGTACTGCAATAATGGGTTCAGCAAATGCATCTGGCTCTTCTAGAGCGCAAGAGGCTATTATGAAAGCTTTAGACTCGCCATTATTAAATGATAATAAAATAGCTGGTGCTAAAAACGTATTGTTATTGATAGTTTCTGGTGCTCAGGAAATTACTATTGATGAAATAGGTGAAATTAACGATCATATACAAACTGAGGCAGGACACGGAGCTAACATTATTATGGGTGTTGGTGAAGATGAAAATTTAGGTGATGCAATAGCAGTTACTGTTATAGCTACGGGTTTTAATGTAGATCAGCAAGATGATATTGTAAATACAGAATCTAAAAAAATAATTCATACTCTAGAAGACGAGCAGAAGGCTACTCATAACTTAACACCAAATAATGCAAATGTTGTTTATGAAGTTGTAGAGCCAGAAACTACTCCTGTTAAAAAAGAGGTTGCTCCAGAAGAACCAGAAGTAATTAAACACACGCTTTTTGAGGATGAAAAACCAGAAATGGATTTAATACCTACAACAAATTTTATAAAGAATTTTAATGTTTTTTATGATGAAGTAGTTGCAGAAACTCCTAAAGAAGATGATTTTGTTATTGTAGACGTTAGAAATTTTGACGTTGTAGATGCAGAGGAAGTTAAAGTTGTTCAAGAAGAAGATCAGTTTGCATTTAGTTTTGATATTCCTCGTAAAGAACAGAAAGTAGAAGAGGAAGAGCAAGAACATACTATTACATTTAGTTTAGATGATGAAGATGTAAATAATATGGATGTAAAAGATCATGTAGAGGTTGTTCCTGTTTTAGAGTATAATAAAGAAGGAGAAAAAAGATATAGTTTAGATGACTATATGGAGTTAGAAAAAGAGCTTACAGGAGCTAAATCTAAAGCAGAAAAGGCAGAGCCTAAAATTATTGATGAAGAGTTAGCTTTTGAGAAAAAAACAGTTGCGCCAAAAGCAACTCAGGCACCAACACCGGCTCCAGCACCTGCTCCAGAAGAAAAAGAAATAGAGGTAGATCCAATGAATACCCCTATTGAAGATTTGTTAAGAAACAGAGCAGATGAGCGTAGAAGGAAATTAAAAGACTTTAACCATAAGTTTAAAAACAATATTAATACCGTAAATGATATGGAGAAAAAACCAGCTTATTTACGTCAGGGTGTAGATTTAAATCAGAACAACCCTGAAAACAGAATTTCTAGAACAACGTTAAGTGAAGACGGAGACGATATTCAATTACGTTCTAATAATTCTTTTTTACATGATAATGTAGATTAATGTAGTTTTTAAACTATATAATTTAGTGTATAAACCCGAAAGCAATAATTGTTTTCGGGTTTATTTTTTTATCTTCGTGTTCCTAAAAATTATAAATTATGAGCTTACAACAAGATGTAATGACGGCAATGAAAACAGCTATGAAAGCTAAAGATAGCGTTGCTTTAGAGTCATTAAGGGCTATGAAATCTGTTTTGTTAATGGCGCAAACAGAGTCAGGAGCAAAAACAGAATTAACTGAAGAAGAAGAAATAAAAATTGTACAAAAATTAGTTAAGCAACGTAAAGACAGTGCAGCTATTTATAAAGAACAAGGAAGAGAGGATTTGGCAGCTCCAGAGTTAGCACAGGCAGAAGTAATTGCACAATTTTTACCAGAGCAAATGTCAGAAGATGATATAGCTAAGGTTGTAGAAAGTGTAATAGCAAAAACAGGAGCAGAAGGTATGAAAGATATGGGTAAAGTTATGGGTATGGTATCTTCTCAGTTGGCAGGTAAAGCAGATGGTAAAACAATTTCTACTATAGTAAAAAGTAAATTAGCTTAATTTTTTTATAGGCTAATAAAAGGCCCCGTGGCGCAACTGAATAGCGCATCAGATTTCGGCTCTGAGGGTTGGGGGTTTGAGTCCCTCCGGGGTCACGAATAAACAAAGAATCCAAAATTGAAAATTAAGTTTACTTGTGTTTTCAATTTTGGATTCTTTGCTTTAAAAGCGGAGCTTTTAGTTAAAATTTGTAAAGCATATATAATGTAAAAACCACGCAACTTGCGTGGTTTTCTGGTTGGTGTCTAGTATATTTTTTTATGATTTAGCCAAGTCTCTACTATGGTTAACTTCAAAATAGTTTTGTACATTTTCCATAATATGAGATTCTTTTAATGTAGAGTTGGCTGTTTTGTATTCTTGGTCTATTAATTTTTTCGCAGGAAACGTTTCGCAGTGTATTTCTTCACCTTTAATATTGGTAGTTTTTACAGTTGCAGTACCTTCTAATAAAGATTTTCCTGTTACTATTATAAAAGAACGTTCTTCGTCTACAGCAGAAATACCTGTTCTTATTTTTGTGTTTTCAATAATAATGTCCGACTTAATATCTGCATTTGTTTTTGCTTGGTTTGCAGATTTTTTATCGTTACTGCAAGATAAAAATAATGATGCTGTTGCTAATACTGATACAAATAATTTAGTTTTCATAATTGAGTGCTTTTTAAATACACTACAAAGATGAAGCTATTACAGGCCTAAGAATACGCCTAAATAAGTGAAAATACACACCCTGAAAACAGGGGTGTAGATTTGTTAATCGTCTAGAAGGCCTATTTTTATTGCGTGTTTGGTTAGTCCGGCTAAGTTTTTTACGTTTAGCTTAGAAATTAAATTTTTACGGTAGCTCTCTATAGTGTGTTTGCTTAAAAATAACTCGTCTGCAATTTCTTGTGTGGTATATTCTTCTGCAATTAGTTTCAAAACTTCTTTTTCCCTATTGGTTAAAGAAATTTCTTTTTCCTTTTTACTAGCAAACATAGCATCTGTGTATGCTTTTTTAATTTCTGAAGAGAAATATTTTTCACCCTTTACAATGCTTCTAATAGCTTCTAGTAATTCTTCTTTTTCAGCATTTTTAGGTACATATCCATCTACATTATTTCTTATCAACGTGTCAATCATAGTTCCATCAATATGCATACTTACAACTAAAGTTTTTAGGCTAGTAAAACGTTCCTTAACTATGTTGTTAAGTTCAATGCCATCAACTTCTGGCATAGTTAAGTCTGTAATTAGTAAATGTATGTCTGCTGCGCCATTAATGTCTAAGTACTTTACAACTTGTGCTCCGTTTTTGGCTGTTAAAATTACATTAAACTCAGGTGCATCATTTAAAATACTCATTAGACCATCAATAAACATTTTGTGGTCATCTGCAATAATAAGGTTATATGTTGTCATTGGTTGTGTTTTTAATTGGTATTTCTATAGATACTACAGTACCTCTGTTAATTGCTGAGTCTACGTGTAGCGTACCGTTTAGTTTTTCTATTCTGCTTTTAATGTTTTTAAATCCAATACCTTCTCCGTTTTTACTAGTGTCAAAACCTTTTCCGTTATCTTCAAAAAGTAAAGTAATGCTATCTTCAAAATAATTTAAATGAATATCAGTAGTAGATGCTTTTGCATGTTTTAAGGTGTTGGTCATTAACTCTTGGATAATTTTAAACAACTCCATTTTAACAATTTCATTAAGAGTGTTTATTTTATCCTCTGGATGAGGGTGAAATTCTACATTTAATTTGCCAGTGCTTGTGATAGATTTAGTATATTCTTTTATAAGCTGCGTAAAATCATCTTGTCTAAACTTTTTAGGAATTAGGGTGTGAGAAATGTCTCTAACTAATTGATAGGTTTCATCTAACTGACCTGAAATTGTGTTTAGTGTTTGGGTTTTTTCTTTTACACTTGCTAATTGCAATTTTATGCCGGCTAAGTTGCCACCAATACTGTCATGTAATTCTTGAGCAATACGTTTGCGCTCTTCATCCTGACCTTCAATAGCGGCCTTTATTAATTTTAATTCTTGTTCTTGTTTAAGTGCGGCTACTTTTTGACTATTAATTTCTTCATTTTTTTTAGCCAGCTCGCTCTGTGCTTGCATTTTTTGGTAGTAAGTATATAGCAAAGCAATGACAGGGATAAGAATCACTAAAAATCCAATTAAAAAAGCAGCTTTAATGGTTTTTTGCCTATCTAATTCGGCTTGCTGTTTAATTTGATCTTCTTTTAAATCAGATATAGCTTGTTCTTTTTTTATAGTTTCATACTGTATTTCAAGTTCCTTTATTATTTCTCTTTGTTGTTTGTCTTTTATTTCATTTAAAACTCCAAAGAGTTGTGTCATTGTGGCGTATGCATTTTTGTAATCTTCTTGTTTGTAAAAACTTCTTGCTTGTATGATGAGTGATTCTCTTTGAAACTGTAAATTTTCATGGTCTACAGCATTGATGTATGCCATAGTTAGACCTACATTTGCAATGTTGTATTCTTCTAATTTATAATATAACTTGGCAACAAGTAGCGCTCCTTCATAATATATGGCGTTAAAATTTTTAGCTTTGGCTTGGTTGCTTATTTGCGCATACATTTGTATTGCTTTGTTATATTCTTTGTTGACTTCTAAAAGCTTGGCATTGTGTAGTTTAATTTCTAATTCGGCTTCTAAGTCTTTAAATTGCTTTGCTAACTCTAAAGATGAGTTGTAATAATTTTTAGCTATGTCATATTCTTTTTTTTGTGAATATGCGTTACCTAATTGCAGTAGTGCTCTATAGGTAATTGTTGGTTGTTGTTTGCCATAAATACTTATACTCTCTTTAAGTAAATTAATGGCTTTGTCAATGCTGTTTTGGGCTATGTAATTTTTTGCAAGACTTACCTTGTGTAAATACATATATTCAGAGTCGTTAATTGCTTCAGCTTCTTGTAGTCCCTTTATATTCCACTCAATAGATTTATCTACAAGTCCGTTTAAAGAACTGCCCAAAGACATTAAATAATATGCCTTTGCATATAAATATTTCTTTTCTTTTTCGGGTTTATCCCA carries:
- a CDS encoding FtsW/RodA/SpoVE family cell cycle protein — its product is MLSYFKNIKGDKAIWGIVALLALFSFLPVYSASSNLVYVVGNGTAVSHLIKHAFLLLLGFGIIYGVHKIPMHFFKGLSIIAMPIVLLLLGYTLAQGKTIGGANASRWINIPFVGFSFQTSTLAAVVLMIYVARYLAKIKNKVVTFKESILPLWLPVFLVVVLILPANFSTAAIIFFMVLTLTFLGGYPFKYLLGIVGTGIACLALFILIAKAVPDLFDNRIDTWENRIANFFNGEDTSEDYQIERAKIAIASGGVLGKGSGKSVQKNFLPQSSSDFIYAIIVEEYGLVGGLVVMFFYLLLLFRIVVVANANPSVFGKLLVVGVGLPIVFQAFINMAVAVELFPVTGQTLPLISSGGTSIWMTCLAIGIVLSASNKNPVKEKKVVDESNPLDVLSEQL
- the murG gene encoding undecaprenyldiphospho-muramoylpentapeptide beta-N-acetylglucosaminyltransferase; this encodes MNNYKFILSGGGTGGHIYPAIAIANELKEMYPDAEFLFVGAKDRMEMEKVPQAGYKIEGLWISGLQRKLTFKNMLFPLKVISSLYRSKQIIKKFKPNAVIGTGGFASGPLLRMAAGKNIPCVLQEQNSYAGITNKLLAGKVQKICVAYDGMDRFFEANKIVKTGNPVRKDLVEMKATKQQALEFFGLKSNKSVLLVLGGSLGAKRVNTLIKEQLPLFASLGVQVIWQCGKLYYQDYKNCQNENVLVFDFLNKMDFAYAAADLIISRSGAGSVSELSIVGKPVIFIPSPNVAEDHQTKNALAYADKNAAILIKEKELDVKFKTVFTDLFQNKERQVELGENIKKQALPNATKNIALEVQKLLNK
- the murC gene encoding UDP-N-acetylmuramate--L-alanine ligase, whose product is MNLKNIHSVYFLGIGGIGMSALARYFKFIGKEVAGYDKTETTLTKELAASGIEIHYEDNVSLIPEYYKNINNTLVVYTPALPKNNLELNYYLTNGFGVKKRSEVLGIITNNTFCFGVAGTHGKTTTSSILAHLLHETGTPITAFLGGISEDFNSNFLLEGTDYSVVEADEFDRSFLQLSPNVACITSMDADHLDIYGTGDDLKDAFVAYVNRLEPNGKLFVRNGLPLSGITYGIEDDSDFCITDVEIKNGSYIFSIKTPNAVVNGVKFNKPGRHNLLNGLVAFAMALEAGKSPEIVAAALGTFKGVQRRFSYRIKEEDFVFIDDYAHHPTEINAVYEAVSEMHPNKKTVAVFQPHLYSRTKDFIDDFAVSLSQFQSVILLDIYPAREEPVEGVTSEWLLGKIKNPNKKICSKKELISELKKQNPEVLVAMGAGDIGQEIDKIKNAFTK
- a CDS encoding cell division protein FtsQ/DivIB, whose product is MKVNWNYIKLMFLLLLLLGVYAFSGVRHQSKKIVKTKVEFLGEDNLFITQQMVNKLLIQNLGSLTNVPKDALVLNKVEKVLEANKMVKSAQVYLTVNGELISKIVQRKPLGRIQGNSNFYLDDEGKRMPLSSNHSARVPIITGKITDSSLQNCFAFLNFINSDDFLKKNIIGIHIADENDFQLKLRLEDYVVNIGGVENLKAKFNNYKAFYSKAIKDKALGSYKAVSLEYNNQVVCTKI
- the ftsA gene encoding cell division protein FtsA, yielding MEPGKYSVGLDIGTTKIVAIIGKENEYGKIEVLGIGKSKSLGVHRGVVNNITQTIKSIQQAVEEAEATSGLKISSVVVGIAGQHIRSLQHSDYITRPDSEQVINEDDVDILVNQVYKLIMLPGEEIIHVLPQEYKVDGQAEIKEPIGMYGGRLEANFHVVVGQVSSIKNVGRCIKSAGLDLGSITLEPLASANAVLSQEEKEAGIALIDIGGGTTDVAIFKDGIIRHTAVIPFGGNVITEDIKEGCSIIEKQAELLKIKFGSAWPGENKDNEIVSIPGLRGREPKEITLKNLSKIIHARVVEIIEQVYMEIKNYGHEDQKKKLIGGIVLTGGGSQLKHLKQLVEYITGMDTRIGYPNEHLAGDSTQDIASPLYATGVGLLMNAIETNAKNKEIALEEAQAEKEAIVENNQTEEGFQTEEPNTTSTKKEVKPERKSIFEKWSDKLKDFLDNAE
- the ftsZ gene encoding cell division protein FtsZ codes for the protein MSKNTELESNISFDLPKNQSNVIKVIGVGGGGSNAINHMFQAGINGVDFIVCNTDSQALENSTVPNKIRLGVTLTEGLGAGANPEVGEQAAIESMEDIKSMLDSNTKMVFITAGMGGGTGTGAAPIIAKQAKGMDILTVGIVTMPFQFEGKMRCQQAQTGIEKLRANVDSLIVINNNKLREVYGNLGFKAGFSKADEVLATAARGIAEVITHHYTQNIDLRDAKTVLSNSGTAIMGSANASGSSRAQEAIMKALDSPLLNDNKIAGAKNVLLLIVSGAQEITIDEIGEINDHIQTEAGHGANIIMGVGEDENLGDAIAVTVIATGFNVDQQDDIVNTESKKIIHTLEDEQKATHNLTPNNANVVYEVVEPETTPVKKEVAPEEPEVIKHTLFEDEKPEMDLIPTTNFIKNFNVFYDEVVAETPKEDDFVIVDVRNFDVVDAEEVKVVQEEDQFAFSFDIPRKEQKVEEEEQEHTITFSLDDEDVNNMDVKDHVEVVPVLEYNKEGEKRYSLDDYMELEKELTGAKSKAEKAEPKIIDEELAFEKKTVAPKATQAPTPAPAPAPEEKEIEVDPMNTPIEDLLRNRADERRRKLKDFNHKFKNNINTVNDMEKKPAYLRQGVDLNQNNPENRISRTTLSEDGDDIQLRSNNSFLHDNVD
- a CDS encoding GatB/YqeY domain-containing protein; this encodes MSLQQDVMTAMKTAMKAKDSVALESLRAMKSVLLMAQTESGAKTELTEEEEIKIVQKLVKQRKDSAAIYKEQGREDLAAPELAQAEVIAQFLPEQMSEDDIAKVVESVIAKTGAEGMKDMGKVMGMVSSQLAGKADGKTISTIVKSKLA
- a CDS encoding LuxR C-terminal-related transcriptional regulator yields the protein MTTYNLIIADDHKMFIDGLMSILNDAPEFNVILTAKNGAQVVKYLDINGAADIHLLITDLTMPEVDGIELNNIVKERFTSLKTLVVSMHIDGTMIDTLIRNNVDGYVPKNAEKEELLEAIRSIVKGEKYFSSEIKKAYTDAMFASKKEKEISLTNREKEVLKLIAEEYTTQEIADELFLSKHTIESYRKNLISKLNVKNLAGLTKHAIKIGLLDD
- a CDS encoding tetratricopeptide repeat-containing sensor histidine kinase; translated protein: MTTTKSTYHLQQHIKFKHILVFLLIGVFQFANAQEADSIKKEEDPSFFSFSWSKIQKDKTLQPLYDALKDADFGAQRFSIFDQLIDHHAKKANTDSVLHYGNLYVQELGNWDKPEKEKKYLYAKAYYLMSLGSSLNGLVDKSIEWNIKGLQEAEAINDSEYMYLHKVSLAKNYIAQNSIDKAINLLKESISIYGKQQPTITYRALLQLGNAYSQKKEYDIAKNYYNSSLELAKQFKDLEAELEIKLHNAKLLEVNKEYNKAIQMYAQISNQAKAKNFNAIYYEGALLVAKLYYKLEEYNIANVGLTMAYINAVDHENLQFQRESLIIQARSFYKQEDYKNAYATMTQLFGVLNEIKDKQQREIIKELEIQYETIKKEQAISDLKEDQIKQQAELDRQKTIKAAFLIGFLVILIPVIALLYTYYQKMQAQSELAKKNEEINSQKVAALKQEQELKLIKAAIEGQDEERKRIAQELHDSIGGNLAGIKLQLASVKEKTQTLNTISGQLDETYQLVRDISHTLIPKKFRQDDFTQLIKEYTKSITSTGKLNVEFHPHPEDKINTLNEIVKMELFKIIQELMTNTLKHAKASTTDIHLNYFEDSITLLFEDNGKGFDTSKNGEGIGFKNIKSRIEKLNGTLHVDSAINRGTVVSIEIPIKNTTNDNI